In Anaerolineales bacterium, one DNA window encodes the following:
- a CDS encoding aldehyde ferredoxin oxidoreductase family protein, producing the protein MLPILKINLTNSTTEEFTIPKKWERDFLGGASLAARILYPYLTKELDPLSPESPLLFINGPLAGTNGPTTGRFVICGKGPATNLWAESNIGGFWGPELRRAGYDGLWITGKAPSPVYVWVEDGRFEVRSAAHAWGRDVYQAQDIVKTELGVKSARVAVIGQAGEHGVLYSSICCDHGRMAGRTGMGAVMGSKNLKAVAVHGTQKIEVTEEYARLRSEANRTLKQDNEAKVMHELGSAGVANYAEYLGAMPARYYHQGGFAGVDNISGARMTESILVGRSACQGCVIACGRVVDIGDGTKRKGPEYETVAGFGANLLIDDLTEVVRLGELCDKYGLDSISASNTIGLAFHLFELGRITLQDAGGLALEWGSFLAARQLIHMIAKREGIGDVMARGARQFGAAFGAEDEAVQVNGLEVAYHDPRGVSGMALSYATSPRGACHNQSDYFFVDFGHTYDEIGIGYYERQAHAEKAANVAKHQDWRTHFNSMLICIFANVSPQTQVDLLNAQFGLGWTIHDLMKSGERAWNLKRAINNRMGLTAANDKLPKALLAPLKEGGSEGFVPDIKEMLSAYYQARGWDNETGKPTREKLIELGLEDVAKDLWG; encoded by the coding sequence ATGCTCCCCATCCTAAAGATCAACCTTACGAATAGCACCACCGAAGAATTCACCATTCCCAAGAAATGGGAACGAGATTTTCTCGGTGGTGCATCTCTTGCTGCGCGGATTTTGTATCCCTATCTCACGAAAGAACTTGACCCGCTTTCACCCGAGTCTCCTTTGCTGTTTATCAACGGTCCGTTGGCTGGGACGAATGGTCCCACTACAGGACGCTTCGTGATCTGTGGAAAAGGCCCCGCCACGAATCTGTGGGCGGAGTCCAACATCGGCGGCTTTTGGGGACCTGAACTCCGTAGGGCTGGCTACGACGGCTTGTGGATCACAGGAAAAGCTCCCAGCCCTGTATACGTCTGGGTTGAAGATGGCAGGTTCGAGGTTCGTAGCGCAGCGCATGCATGGGGCAGGGATGTGTATCAGGCGCAGGATATCGTCAAAACGGAACTCGGAGTCAAAAGTGCGCGCGTCGCAGTGATCGGGCAGGCCGGCGAGCATGGCGTTTTGTATTCTTCCATTTGCTGTGACCACGGGCGCATGGCGGGGCGCACGGGCATGGGCGCGGTGATGGGTTCGAAAAATCTCAAAGCCGTGGCGGTGCATGGCACGCAGAAAATCGAAGTGACGGAAGAGTATGCGCGGTTGCGTTCTGAAGCGAACCGTACCTTGAAGCAGGATAACGAAGCCAAGGTAATGCACGAGCTTGGTTCGGCGGGTGTGGCGAATTATGCCGAGTATCTCGGCGCGATGCCCGCCAGGTATTATCACCAGGGCGGGTTCGCGGGCGTGGATAATATTTCGGGCGCGCGGATGACTGAGTCGATTCTGGTTGGCAGGAGCGCATGTCAGGGATGTGTGATCGCGTGCGGACGTGTGGTGGATATCGGCGACGGCACAAAACGCAAGGGACCTGAATACGAAACCGTTGCTGGCTTTGGCGCGAATCTGTTGATCGATGATTTGACGGAAGTGGTGCGCCTCGGCGAGCTGTGCGACAAATACGGATTGGACAGCATCAGCGCATCCAATACGATCGGGCTTGCGTTTCATCTTTTTGAACTGGGGAGGATCACGCTTCAGGATGCGGGCGGGCTGGCTCTTGAATGGGGAAGCTTTCTCGCCGCCCGACAATTGATTCACATGATCGCCAAGCGCGAGGGCATCGGTGACGTCATGGCGCGCGGTGCGCGTCAATTCGGTGCTGCATTTGGCGCGGAGGATGAAGCCGTGCAGGTGAACGGCCTCGAAGTTGCCTATCACGACCCGCGCGGTGTTTCAGGTATGGCGCTCTCGTACGCCACCAGTCCGCGCGGCGCGTGCCACAACCAGTCCGATTACTTCTTCGTGGATTTTGGACATACCTACGATGAAATAGGCATCGGTTATTACGAGCGTCAGGCGCACGCAGAGAAAGCCGCCAATGTGGCAAAGCATCAGGATTGGCGCACGCATTTCAATTCGATGCTGATCTGCATTTTTGCCAACGTCTCACCGCAAACACAAGTGGATTTGCTCAACGCCCAATTTGGTTTGGGGTGGACCATTCACGACCTGATGAAATCAGGCGAGCGTGCCTGGAATCTCAAGCGCGCCATCAACAATCGCATGGGATTGACCGCCGCGAATGACAAACTCCCCAAAGCCCTGCTTGCACCCTTGAAGGAAGGCGGCTCGGAAGGCTTCGTGCCAGACATCAAAGAGATGTTGTCTGCGTATTACCAAGCCCGCGGCTGGGATAACGAAACAGGCAAGCCAACCCGCGAGAAATTAATCGAATTAGGTTTGGAGGATGTGGCGAAGGATCTGTGGGGATGA
- a CDS encoding fused MFS/spermidine synthase — MLFFILSIFISAFLLFQIQPMVGKFILPWFGGTPAVWSTAMLFFQVMLTGGYAYAYWLVKRPRQGWIHLALLGIMTALLAALGFAWSSPITPSADMRPVDVSFPVFKIFFLLMASVGLPYFVLAANGPLMQAWFSRIFPERSYARLYALSNAGSLLGLLAYPVLLEPSLTLRQQGWAWTAGLALFVLVAGVLSYHARAEQGRIIAVVSEKPSASLRVMWIVLSATASLFLLSVTNQISQEVAVIPFLWIVPLTVYLLSFILAFSDSRWYDRRLYALLFSMASLAMLWVLTQAGTLNVIMQIAVYTILLFLACMICHGELYRLRPHADHLTSFYLMVSVGGAVGGIFVNLVAPFIFTGYWEFYLAWLLAITLLVVMLLPRSSTHIGTQARAMSVSFLLGVALLSLGLNSYRREFFAERNFYGVIRVREWDGNANAMIHGMTVHGIQYTDDRSLDPTTYFVEDSGVGLVLLNHPLRGSGLRVGVLGLGVGTVAAYAADGDAYRFYEINPVVVRLAEGEGGLFTFLQDSRADITVVTGDARISLEQELAAGDGQNFDVLILDTFSSDSIPVHLVTKEALALYLEHLAADGVIAAHISNRHLDLHPVFWQLAREYQLAIVQVNRPAAAAGSTFPSEWILLSRSPAFFELPGIKSGAVAFDGYSTFVNLWTDDYSNLFQILK, encoded by the coding sequence ATGTTGTTTTTCATCCTGAGCATTTTTATTTCGGCATTTCTTTTGTTTCAAATCCAGCCGATGGTCGGTAAATTTATTCTGCCGTGGTTTGGCGGGACGCCGGCCGTCTGGTCCACGGCAATGTTATTCTTTCAGGTCATGTTGACGGGCGGCTATGCCTACGCCTACTGGCTGGTGAAACGACCGCGGCAGGGGTGGATCCATTTGGCGCTTTTGGGGATCATGACCGCGCTGCTTGCTGCGCTTGGGTTTGCATGGTCGTCCCCGATCACCCCCTCCGCTGACATGCGCCCCGTGGACGTGAGTTTTCCTGTATTCAAGATATTTTTTTTGCTGATGGCTTCCGTCGGGCTGCCCTACTTTGTCCTCGCCGCGAATGGTCCCTTAATGCAGGCATGGTTCAGCCGCATTTTCCCCGAACGGTCCTATGCGCGCTTGTACGCGCTGTCGAATGCCGGCTCACTGCTTGGCTTGCTGGCCTATCCTGTTCTGCTCGAACCCAGCCTCACCCTGCGGCAGCAGGGCTGGGCGTGGACGGCGGGTCTGGCGCTCTTTGTATTGGTGGCTGGCGTTTTAAGCTATCACGCACGTGCTGAGCAGGGCAGGATCATCGCCGTAGTCAGCGAAAAGCCGTCTGCATCGTTGCGGGTCATGTGGATTGTGCTCAGCGCAACCGCCTCCCTGTTTTTGCTCTCGGTTACCAATCAGATCTCGCAGGAGGTGGCGGTCATTCCATTTTTGTGGATTGTGCCATTAACCGTCTATCTCCTGTCATTCATTCTGGCATTTTCCGATTCACGCTGGTATGACAGGCGGTTGTACGCCCTGCTTTTCAGCATGGCAAGCCTCGCCATGCTCTGGGTGTTGACCCAAGCGGGCACCCTGAATGTGATCATGCAAATTGCCGTCTACACCATCCTGCTGTTCCTGGCCTGCATGATATGCCATGGCGAGTTATACCGCCTTCGTCCGCACGCCGACCATTTGACCTCCTTTTATTTGATGGTATCTGTCGGCGGTGCTGTGGGCGGGATTTTCGTCAACCTGGTTGCGCCCTTTATTTTCACGGGATATTGGGAGTTTTATCTCGCCTGGCTGCTTGCGATCACACTGCTGGTAGTCATGTTGCTGCCGCGTTCCTCCACGCACATCGGGACCCAGGCGCGCGCCATGAGCGTTTCATTTCTTCTCGGAGTTGCGCTTTTATCCCTCGGGTTGAACTCGTACCGGCGGGAGTTTTTTGCCGAACGGAATTTTTACGGTGTCATCCGCGTGCGGGAATGGGATGGGAATGCCAATGCGATGATCCACGGCATGACCGTCCATGGGATTCAATATACGGATGACCGCTCGCTGGATCCAACCACCTATTTTGTGGAGGATAGCGGCGTGGGATTGGTGCTGCTCAATCATCCCTTGCGCGGAAGCGGATTGCGTGTGGGCGTGCTGGGCCTCGGTGTGGGAACCGTTGCCGCGTACGCCGCCGACGGCGACGCGTACCGTTTTTATGAGATCAACCCGGTGGTGGTGCGGCTGGCGGAAGGGGAGGGCGGCTTATTTACGTTTTTGCAGGACAGCAGGGCGGATATCACCGTCGTTACAGGGGACGCGCGCATATCCCTTGAACAGGAACTTGCCGCAGGGGATGGACAAAATTTTGACGTGCTGATCCTGGATACGTTCAGCAGTGATTCGATCCCCGTCCATCTGGTCACAAAGGAGGCGCTTGCCCTTTATCTGGAGCACCTCGCAGCGGACGGTGTCATTGCCGCGCACATCTCGAACCGCCACCTGGACCTCCATCCCGTCTTCTGGCAATTGGCTCGGGAGTACCAGCTTGCGATCGTTCAGGTGAACAGGCCTGCAGCTGCGGCGGGGAGTACATTCCCCTCGGAATGGATATTGCTCTCGCGCAGCCCGGCCTTCTTTGAACTGCCCGGCATCAAGTCGGGCGCAGTTGCCTTCGATGGATATTCCACGTTCGTAAACTTGTGGACGGATGATTATAGTAATCTATTCCAGATACTAAAATAA
- a CDS encoding hemolysin III family protein codes for MLKKLREPINSLTHWAGAILALAGLVALLIVGWGTPAKVVSLVIYGVSLVFLFSASATYHMVRVKDRALEIFRKIDHAAIYVLIAGTYTPFCVNAFDGFWKWGMLSIIWSLAVIGIVVKIFLIRVPRWLNAGIYLIMGWLCVAASGQLLAALPAWVLAWLIIGGIVYTLGAVVYITKIFNFVPGVFGFHEVWHIFVLLAAAAHFVAVVGLAMY; via the coding sequence ATGTTAAAAAAATTGCGCGAACCCATTAACAGCCTGACCCACTGGGCCGGTGCGATCCTGGCGCTGGCAGGTCTGGTTGCCTTGCTGATCGTAGGGTGGGGAACGCCTGCCAAAGTCGTCTCGCTGGTTATTTACGGCGTAAGCCTGGTCTTTCTATTTTCGGCGAGCGCCACCTACCACATGGTGCGCGTGAAGGACAGGGCGCTGGAAATCTTCCGCAAAATTGACCACGCCGCGATCTACGTTTTAATCGCAGGGACATATACTCCGTTCTGCGTCAACGCCTTTGACGGGTTTTGGAAGTGGGGCATGCTGAGCATCATCTGGTCGCTGGCAGTCATCGGGATTGTTGTGAAGATCTTTCTGATCCGCGTGCCGCGCTGGCTGAACGCAGGCATTTACCTCATCATGGGCTGGCTGTGCGTTGCCGCAAGCGGGCAATTGCTTGCAGCGCTGCCCGCCTGGGTGCTGGCCTGGCTTATCATCGGCGGGATCGTTTATACGCTCGGCGCAGTCGTTTACATCACAAAGATATTCAACTTCGTACCGGGCGTATTCGGTTTTCATGAAGTCTGGCATATCTTCGTGCTGCTCGCCGCCGCCGCGCATTTTGTGGCAGTGGTCGGTCTGGCGATGTATTAG
- a CDS encoding methyltransferase domain-containing protein — protein MKLVQRFMRFFFHLLYHPFAFAYDLVAATVSFGRWNDWVSSVFPLIEGTRILELGHGPGHLQRSLLGRGLFTVAMDESRQMGRLAKRRIGTSHKLTRGIAQSLPYPHESFDSVVATFPSEYIFDARTLSETHRVLRNGGRLIALLAAWPKSPLLAWLFKVTGESPDGAHESIKFKIKEQLAHSGFAVDVDIIEVKSSHLLVIKAQKE, from the coding sequence ATGAAACTCGTTCAACGCTTCATGCGATTTTTCTTCCACCTGCTGTACCATCCATTCGCCTTTGCCTACGACCTCGTGGCCGCCACCGTTTCTTTCGGCAGGTGGAACGACTGGGTCTCCAGCGTTTTTCCGCTTATCGAAGGGACCCGCATCCTTGAGCTGGGACATGGTCCCGGTCATTTGCAGCGCAGCCTGCTTGGCCGAGGTTTATTCACGGTTGCGATGGACGAATCCAGACAAATGGGCAGACTCGCGAAACGGCGCATCGGCACATCCCACAAGCTGACGCGCGGAATAGCCCAATCGCTGCCCTATCCACATGAAAGCTTTGACAGCGTCGTCGCCACATTTCCAAGCGAATACATATTTGACGCGCGCACTTTGTCAGAGACGCATAGAGTCCTTCGTAACGGCGGCAGGCTGATCGCCCTGCTTGCGGCGTGGCCCAAGAGTCCGCTGCTGGCCTGGCTGTTCAAAGTCACTGGTGAGAGCCCGGATGGCGCGCACGAATCCATAAAATTTAAAATCAAGGAACAGCTGGCGCATTCAGGGTTTGCAGTGGATGTTGACATAATTGAAGTAAAATCAAGTCACTTGCTGGTGATTAAAGCGCAGAAGGAATGA
- a CDS encoding YtxH domain-containing protein, with protein MTDRDEFGAFLVGFVVGGLTGAVVALLFAPQSGEETRALIKDKSIELRDRAAHTAEEALARAEAAASEARARAEELTREARRRAEELTKEVRERGTEFANEVRERGKGALDAVRSKTKKDSGETPA; from the coding sequence ATGACTGACCGTGATGAATTTGGAGCCTTTCTCGTAGGATTTGTCGTTGGCGGACTGACCGGCGCCGTCGTAGCCCTGCTTTTCGCCCCTCAATCCGGCGAAGAAACCCGCGCACTGATCAAGGATAAATCGATCGAACTGCGCGACCGCGCCGCACACACCGCCGAAGAGGCGCTCGCCCGCGCCGAAGCAGCCGCATCCGAAGCCCGCGCACGCGCAGAAGAACTCACCCGCGAAGCCCGCCGCCGCGCAGAAGAACTCACCAAGGAAGTTCGCGAACGCGGCACGGAATTTGCAAATGAAGTACGCGAACGCGGCAAGGGTGCCCTGGACGCCGTCCGTAGTAAGACAAAGAAAGACAGCGGCGAAACTCCCGCATAA
- a CDS encoding LysM peptidoglycan-binding domain-containing protein: MFNKNFLQILLLIAVLFASMGFTGTASAYSCGTSYTVQKGDTLGSIATACGTSTAALKLANPGLGQYIYAGQALVLPGAYWDNGNGYGTYVVARGDTLKALANRFGTSMDVLASLNDINNYNLIYEGQRLTVPGGAAVPVPPPSSPPPVSGNAYTIQKGDTLRKIADRIGVTVRDILAVNPKITNANLIYVGQVINLPASASHHTVQSGDTLKKIAARYGTTLDALITLNPQIKDINRIYVGQVVRVW, encoded by the coding sequence ATGTTCAACAAAAATTTTCTACAAATCCTTTTACTCATCGCCGTGCTCTTCGCTTCGATGGGATTCACGGGCACAGCCTCCGCCTATTCGTGCGGAACCAGTTACACGGTCCAAAAAGGCGATACGCTGGGCTCCATTGCAACAGCATGCGGCACCTCCACCGCTGCGCTCAAGCTTGCCAACCCTGGTCTCGGTCAGTACATCTACGCAGGACAGGCGCTTGTTCTGCCCGGCGCATACTGGGATAACGGGAACGGCTATGGAACGTACGTCGTGGCCCGTGGTGACACACTGAAGGCACTGGCCAACCGCTTCGGCACCAGCATGGACGTGCTCGCCTCGCTCAACGACATCAACAACTACAACCTGATTTATGAAGGCCAGAGGCTCACAGTCCCGGGCGGCGCCGCAGTCCCCGTTCCTCCGCCCTCTTCACCGCCCCCTGTCAGCGGCAACGCCTACACCATCCAAAAGGGCGACACCCTGCGCAAGATCGCAGACCGAATTGGCGTGACCGTCAGAGACATCCTTGCTGTCAACCCCAAAATCACCAATGCAAACCTGATCTACGTTGGACAGGTCATCAACCTGCCGGCAAGCGCCTCACACCACACTGTGCAATCTGGTGACACGCTGAAGAAGATCGCAGCCCGCTACGGCACGACCCTGGACGCTCTCATCACGCTCAACCCGCAGATCAAGGACATCAACAGGATCTATGTCGGGCAGGTGGTACGGGTATGGTAA
- a CDS encoding glutaredoxin domain-containing protein — protein MNHLYTMHPPRIVMYTTEYCPDCHSAKAFFEAHDIEYIRVGLEENPQAAEFVINLNKGNRSVPTIIFPDGSVLVEPSWDELKKKTITQSV, from the coding sequence TTGAACCATCTCTACACCATGCACCCACCCCGGATCGTCATGTATACAACCGAATACTGCCCGGACTGCCATAGTGCAAAGGCGTTCTTTGAAGCGCATGATATTGAATACATACGGGTCGGGCTCGAGGAAAACCCGCAAGCGGCGGAATTCGTTATCAATCTCAACAAGGGCAACCGCAGTGTGCCGACCATCATCTTCCCGGACGGCTCTGTTCTGGTTGAGCCCAGTTGGGATGAACTTAAGAAGAAAACAATCACACAAAGCGTATAA
- a CDS encoding MoxR family ATPase, whose translation MADIQAFGERVIGNLEKVIVGKRQSIELIVIGLLCQGHVLIEDVPGVGKTMLARSLARSLDCVFNRIQFTPDMLPSDVTGVSIYNQQKNKFEFRPGPIIGQIILADEINRATPKTQAALLEAMEERQVTVDGVTHALPKPFMVLATQNPIEYEGTFPLPEAQLDRFLLRLRLGYPNIADEVRVMDDQQLKHPLESLKSVVKLREILQAVDAVKGIYISQVIKRYIVELTTRTRQSADVYLGASPRGSLSLARAGQARAALNGRDHVLPDDIKALAIPVLAHRIIVSPAARLRDLSSDRIVQEIVLAAPVPGSAFAPELVRKKAK comes from the coding sequence ATGGCAGATATACAGGCATTTGGTGAACGTGTGATCGGTAACCTTGAGAAAGTGATTGTCGGGAAACGGCAGTCCATTGAGTTGATCGTGATCGGGTTGTTGTGCCAGGGGCACGTTTTGATCGAGGATGTGCCCGGCGTCGGCAAGACCATGCTGGCGCGCAGTCTGGCGCGTTCGTTGGATTGTGTGTTCAACCGCATCCAGTTTACGCCGGACATGCTCCCCAGCGACGTGACCGGCGTGTCCATTTATAACCAGCAGAAGAATAAATTTGAATTCCGCCCCGGCCCTATCATTGGGCAGATCATTCTTGCAGATGAGATCAACCGTGCCACGCCCAAAACGCAGGCCGCGCTGTTGGAGGCAATGGAGGAGCGCCAGGTGACGGTGGACGGTGTGACACATGCCCTGCCCAAGCCTTTCATGGTGCTTGCCACACAAAACCCGATTGAATACGAGGGCACCTTTCCGCTCCCTGAAGCACAGCTTGACCGCTTCCTGCTCCGCCTGCGCCTCGGGTATCCAAATATTGCAGATGAAGTCCGTGTGATGGATGACCAGCAGTTGAAACATCCGCTTGAGTCATTGAAATCCGTTGTAAAGCTGCGGGAGATTCTGCAGGCGGTTGATGCTGTCAAGGGTATTTATATCTCCCAGGTGATCAAGAGATATATCGTGGAATTAACCACGCGGACGCGCCAGAGTGCGGACGTGTATCTCGGCGCAAGCCCGCGCGGCAGCCTTTCGCTGGCTCGTGCAGGTCAGGCGCGGGCCGCCTTGAATGGGCGCGACCACGTTTTGCCGGATGATATCAAGGCGCTGGCGATACCTGTTTTGGCGCACCGTATCATCGTCAGCCCGGCGGCGCGTTTGCGGGACTTGAGTTCGGACCGCATTGTGCAGGAAATTGTGCTTGCCGCGCCTGTGCCTGGCAGCGCGTTCGCGCCTGAGCTTGTGAGGAAGAAGGCAAAATGA
- a CDS encoding DUF58 domain-containing protein, which produces MRAGRIFLALLFVTGLFGALVNGGAIYSRFLYISVLLTVFSWIWTRWAARGLGLRRSARVLRANVGDVFEESYEVPNNSRIPAPWIEVMNRSALPFAAGSRLFTFVLGRQKRSYLARTWLTRRGSFQLGPTRISTGDPFGLFSAGKVFASLETLVVFPVIHEIASFLFPPGLLPGGQVIRRKSHDITPHASGVREYVHGDAMKRIHWPTSVRSNHLMVKEFEQDPQAEIWLYLDSQKAVHYEKPHQQDELPLDSMMFVKRPKFRLPPSTLEYAVSIAASLAHYFLGQRRAVGYVSAGQTFTVHPAERSERQETKILETLAFVEANGRLSIAALVAAQASQLPQGSSVILITPTVLPDLLHAVDDLQMRYLHPLVVLLDIETFGGPRGTVSLINSLRERRVPVTVIRCDDDLSQALSKIPSTFNSQDKRPWRTPALSQ; this is translated from the coding sequence ATGAGAGCCGGGCGGATCTTTCTCGCCTTGTTGTTCGTTACCGGCCTTTTCGGAGCATTGGTCAACGGCGGCGCCATCTATTCGCGCTTTCTATATATCAGCGTTTTGTTGACGGTTTTTAGCTGGATTTGGACGCGCTGGGCGGCAAGAGGTTTGGGTTTAAGAAGAAGTGCACGCGTGCTGCGCGCCAATGTGGGGGATGTTTTCGAAGAGAGCTATGAAGTCCCCAATAACAGCCGTATCCCTGCCCCCTGGATCGAGGTCATGAATCGATCCGCGCTACCATTTGCAGCCGGTTCACGGTTGTTTACCTTTGTGCTCGGGCGTCAAAAACGCAGCTATCTGGCGCGAACATGGCTTACCCGCCGCGGCAGTTTTCAGTTGGGTCCCACACGGATCTCCACGGGCGATCCGTTTGGACTGTTCAGTGCAGGCAAGGTCTTCGCTTCTCTGGAAACGCTTGTTGTATTCCCTGTGATTCATGAAATCGCTTCGTTTCTATTCCCGCCCGGGCTTCTGCCTGGCGGACAGGTCATTCGCCGCAAATCCCACGATATTACCCCTCATGCTTCGGGTGTTCGCGAATATGTGCATGGCGACGCCATGAAACGTATTCACTGGCCCACAAGCGTACGCTCCAATCACTTGATGGTCAAGGAATTTGAGCAGGACCCACAGGCTGAAATTTGGCTATATCTCGATTCCCAGAAGGCGGTGCATTACGAAAAGCCTCATCAGCAGGATGAATTACCGCTGGATTCCATGATGTTTGTCAAGCGCCCGAAGTTCAGACTGCCGCCCTCCACCCTTGAATATGCCGTCAGCATCGCGGCATCGCTTGCACATTATTTCCTCGGCCAAAGGCGGGCGGTTGGCTATGTCAGTGCGGGGCAGACCTTTACCGTCCACCCTGCGGAACGAAGCGAAAGGCAGGAGACAAAAATTCTGGAAACACTTGCCTTCGTTGAGGCGAATGGAAGACTTTCGATTGCGGCTCTCGTTGCGGCGCAAGCCTCGCAACTTCCCCAGGGCTCCAGCGTCATCCTCATCACTCCGACGGTCCTGCCCGATCTTTTGCATGCCGTGGACGACCTGCAAATGCGCTATCTGCACCCGCTGGTTGTCCTGCTCGATATTGAAACCTTCGGCGGACCGCGCGGTACGGTCAGCCTTATCAATTCCCTGCGCGAGCGGCGTGTGCCCGTCACCGTCATTCGATGTGACGATGACCTGTCACAAGCGCTTTCAAAAATCCCATCAACCTTCAATTCACAGGATAAGCGTCCATGGCGAACTCCCGCATTGTCACAATAG
- a CDS encoding MBL fold metallo-hydrolase, whose product MANSRIVTIDLNYQNKTQAIASYLIRHTGGAVLIETGPGSTLPALQAGLANEGLSSRDVTHVLVTHIHLDHAGAAGWLAKQGSQVYVHPNGAPHLINPEKLISSATRIYGEKMDQLWGEILPVAENQLIVPQDAEEIVIGNLRFVAVNTPGHAEHHYSYLFEDLCFCGDVGGVRIPGYVYLRAPMPPPELHFGRWHESIARLRSLKFSRIAPTHFGIFEDAAWQLDEMDKALAEVETWLEIVMANDPSIEELRESFSIWMQEQGHVKNLSQDVIRAYSLANPVAMSADGLMRYWKKFGGA is encoded by the coding sequence ATGGCGAACTCCCGCATTGTCACAATAGATTTGAATTATCAAAATAAGACGCAAGCCATCGCGTCCTATTTGATTCGACATACCGGCGGGGCGGTCCTGATCGAAACCGGCCCGGGCTCGACTCTTCCCGCACTGCAAGCTGGTCTGGCAAACGAAGGATTATCTTCCCGTGATGTTACCCATGTCCTCGTCACGCACATTCACCTCGACCATGCTGGTGCGGCAGGCTGGCTGGCGAAGCAGGGCTCGCAGGTGTACGTCCACCCGAACGGTGCGCCGCATTTGATAAACCCCGAAAAACTCATTTCCAGCGCTACGCGCATTTATGGCGAAAAGATGGACCAGCTCTGGGGTGAGATTCTACCCGTTGCAGAGAACCAGCTCATAGTCCCGCAGGATGCGGAAGAGATCGTCATCGGCAATTTGCGATTTGTGGCGGTTAATACGCCCGGTCATGCGGAGCATCATTATTCCTATTTGTTTGAAGATTTGTGTTTTTGTGGTGATGTGGGCGGGGTGCGTATTCCGGGTTATGTTTATCTGCGCGCGCCGATGCCGCCGCCTGAATTGCATTTCGGGCGCTGGCATGAAAGCATAGCCCGGCTGAGGTCATTAAAATTCTCACGGATTGCGCCAACCCATTTCGGAATTTTCGAGGATGCAGCCTGGCAGTTGGACGAGATGGACAAGGCGTTGGCTGAGGTGGAAACGTGGCTGGAGATCGTGATGGCGAATGACCCGTCCATTGAGGAGCTGCGCGAGTCGTTCAGCATTTGGATGCAGGAACAGGGGCATGTGAAGAATTTGAGTCAGGATGTGATCCGTGCCTATTCTTTGGCGAACCCCGTTGCCATGAGCGCGGACGGGTTGATGCGCTATTGGAAGAAGTTTGGAGGCGCGTAA
- the argF gene encoding ornithine carbamoyltransferase: MKDFLAISDYSPNEIRDMLDLAIKLKKDYFKKGNKKIFKGRVLGMIFQKPSLRTRISFDMAMRHCGGDALYLSPNEIGLGKRESIADVARVLSGYVQGLMARVFEHEHVLELAKWSEIPVVNGLSDYNHPCQGMADALTIIEKFGKKSKGLNVSYVGDGNNVTVSLMHVSALLGWNVTVGSPEGYDMNPKAVEIAQNIAKKTGSTLTFVRDVHEAVKGAHVIYTDTWTSMGQEEETAKREQIFPPYQVNAQLVGEADKDVIVMHCLPAHRGQELTDEVADGPHSVIFPQAHNRLHAQKAILARVFGVV; the protein is encoded by the coding sequence ATGAAGGACTTTCTCGCGATATCGGATTATTCGCCGAACGAAATTCGGGATATGCTCGACCTTGCCATTAAGCTGAAAAAGGATTATTTCAAAAAAGGCAACAAGAAGATCTTCAAAGGCAGGGTGCTGGGCATGATCTTCCAGAAGCCAAGCCTGCGCACGCGCATTTCGTTTGACATGGCAATGCGTCATTGTGGCGGTGATGCGCTGTATCTTTCCCCGAACGAGATCGGTCTGGGCAAGCGTGAATCCATTGCGGATGTGGCGCGTGTGTTGTCGGGCTACGTGCAGGGATTAATGGCGCGTGTGTTTGAACATGAACATGTGCTGGAGCTGGCGAAATGGTCGGAAATCCCCGTTGTAAACGGCCTGAGCGATTACAACCATCCGTGTCAGGGCATGGCGGACGCGTTGACCATTATCGAAAAGTTCGGCAAAAAATCCAAAGGCTTGAATGTCAGTTACGTGGGGGATGGGAACAACGTCACGGTTTCGCTGATGCACGTTTCCGCGCTGCTCGGCTGGAATGTGACCGTCGGGTCTCCTGAAGGCTATGACATGAACCCCAAAGCAGTAGAGATCGCCCAAAATATTGCCAAGAAAACAGGCAGTACATTGACCTTCGTGCGTGATGTCCATGAAGCCGTGAAGGGTGCGCACGTCATCTATACTGACACCTGGACCAGCATGGGGCAGGAGGAGGAGACCGCAAAACGTGAGCAGATCTTCCCGCCCTATCAGGTCAATGCGCAACTGGTGGGCGAGGCGGATAAGGACGTGATTGTGATGCACTGCCTGCCCGCACATCGCGGGCAGGAACTCACGGATGAAGTTGCCGACGGCCCGCATTCAGTGATCTTCCCGCAGGCGCATAATCGCTTGCACGCGCAGAAGGCGATTCTGGCACGCGTGTTTGGTGTGGTGTAG